A window of Dromiciops gliroides isolate mDroGli1 chromosome X, mDroGli1.pri, whole genome shotgun sequence contains these coding sequences:
- the LOC122733385 gene encoding protein FAM71B-like, with product MDVPSSSPHGSDLDLAELSIQKRGKGGRTMSSESMLPYYTAASGRAVGMFNTSMGELQKQLYRGEYDAFKYAPMFESDFIQISKRGEVIDVHNRVRMVTVGIASTSPILPLPNVMLLARPVAYIEDQPHPESSSKSKTRHPRPSKTLELTRLLPLKFVKISVHDREKQQLRLKLASGRSFYLQLCPPSDAREDLFSYWEKLIYLLRPPVEGYSSTHAIPAGDGVEVPVFMAEDKSPSQEPILHSEGEQDKVSIKSLHMVPDIPSQDKMAAGKPEMIMTAEAGEGFPSPGSPEKDLVTHHYTIQGVPSVSPPSTPSVPSIAVAAAASRGPASKATAGAAPGVGAVTAGSQGPGMSIALAGTTPGQVTETMSAGSVSLVLAGAVSLSPDSVSVASVGAGSLPPSGHVSAVSTGAGSIAIAGTGVISPLGPESPLVSTLQSEGYMSERDGSQRVVTASPGASKERPSSRRHSKHREGRAHKGGDQRRSSRRAVTSKEPQKSSHRARGSRRSPSSRKATSRSPSAKDSRTSRKAGKKKSSASTPPAAPTKKPSRIASFLRSLSRSSSKSTSVLTNVGDTAEASKGSATEINMSTILENVEMETITQVLSPAEEEEEEEEEEEEGLVSLLVDSVGDSQGPGPTLLPSPESRL from the exons ATGGATGTTCCAAGCTCCTCGCCCCACGGTAGCGACCTTGATCTAGCGGAG CTGTCCAtccagaagagaggaaagggagggaggaccaTGAGCAGCGAGTCCATGCTCCCTTATTACACGGCAGCCAGCGGGCGCGCTGTGGGCATGTTCAACACCTCCATGGGGGAGCTGCAGAAGCAGCTATACAGGGGAGAGTACGATGCCTTCAAGTACGCCCCCATGTTCGAGAGCGACTTCATTCAG ATCAGCAAAAGAGGAGAAGTTATTGACGTACATAACCGCGTGCGCATGGTGACTGTGGGCATTGCATCCACCAGCCCGATCCTCCCTTTGCCCAATGTCATGCTGCTAGCCCGGCCTGTAGCATACATTGAGGATCAGCCCCATCCAGAGTCCAGCTCCAAGAGCAAGACACGCCACCCTCGCCCTTCAAAGACCCTGGAGTTGACCAG GCTATTGCCCTTAAAGTTTGTGAAGATTTCTGTCCACGACCGTGAAAAGCAGCAGCTTCGGCTGAAACTGGCCAGCGGGCGCTCATTCTACCTCCAGCTCTGCCCACCCTCCGATGCCCGGGAGGACCTCTTCTCCTACTGGGAGAAGCTCATCTACCTCCTGCGGCCACCTGTCGAGGGCTACAGTAGCACCCATGCCATCCCTGCTGGGGATGGGGTTGAAGTGCCGGTTTTCATGGCCGAAGATAAATCTCCT TCACAGGAGCCAATTCTACACAGTGAAGGGGAGCAGGATAAAGTGAGTATCAAGAGTCTTCACATGGTTCCTGACATCCCTAGCCAGGATAAGATGGCAGCAGGAAAGCCAGAGATGATCATGACAGCTGAAGCCGGGGAGGGCTTCCCAAGCCCAGGAAGCCCCGAGAAGGACCTGGTGACCCATCACTACACCATCCAAGGGGTGCCCAGTGTGTCCCCCCCCAGTACACCATCTGTTCCAAGTATTGCAGTGGCAGCTGCTGCCAGCAGGGGTCCTGCCAGCAAGGCCACAGCTGGGGCCGCCCCAGGTGTGGGGGCAGTCACTGCAGGCAGTCAGGGGCCTGGCATGAGCATAGCCCTGGctgggaccacacctggccaggtGACAGAGACCATGTCTGCTGGCAGTGTGAGTCTTGTGTTGGCTGGGGCAGTCAGCTTGTCCCCAGACTCAGTGAGTGTGGCCTCGGTGGGTGCCGGCAGCCTGCCCCCCTCGGGCCATGTGAGCGCAGTCTCTACTGGGGCTGGGAGCATAGCCATAGCAGGCACAGGAGTTATCTCCCCACTCGGGCCCGAGTCCCCCCTTGTGTCGACCTTGCAGAGTGAGGGCTACATGAGTGAGCGAGATGGAAGCCAGAGGGTGGTCACAGCCAGCCCAGGGGCATCCAAGGAAAGACCATCGAGCAGGAGGCACTCCAAGCACCGAGAGGGCCGAGCCCACAAAGGGGGTGACCAGAGGAGGTCATCCCGGCGGGCCGTGACTTCCAAGGAGCCTCAGAAATCCAGCCACCGGGCCCGGGGAAGCCGTCGTAGCCCATCTTCCCGCAAAGCCACCAGCCGCAGCCCATCCGCAAAAGATTCCAG GACCTCTCggaaagcagggaagaaaaagagtTCAGCTAGCACACCTC CTGCTGCCCCGACTAAAAAACCCAGCCGTATCGCCTCCTTCTTGCGTAGCCTCTCCCGCTCTAGCAGCAAAAGCACGTCTGTCCTCACCAACGTGGGGGACACAGCTGAGGCCTCTAAGGGCTCAGCCACTGAGATAAACATGAGCACCATCCTGGAGAATGTGGAAATGGAGACCATCACACAGGTGCTTTCAccagcagaggaggaagaggaggaggaggaggaggaggaggaggggctgGTTAGCCTGCTGGTGGACTCAGTGGGAGACTCCCAAGGGCCTGGACcaacccttctcccctcccccgaGTCCCGGCTTTAG